CCTGCCTTCCTGGAGGGGAGGCGCCCAGGTGCGCCTGGGCGTGAAATCAGGCACAAAGAACAGGTGCCTACACTCTCCTCCCTGTCCATCTACCCGCTCAAGTCCTGTGCGGAGCTGCCGCTGACCCACGCCACGGTGGAGCCCCTCGGGCTGCAACATGATCGCCGCTGGATGGCGGTGCGGTCGGACGGCACCTGCATGACGGGCCGCGAGCTGCCCGGCTTCGTGCACCTGCGGGCCGTGCCGGTGCCCGAGGGACTCCACCTGTCGGCGCCCGGTATGCCCGAGCTCGTGGTCCCCGTACCTCCGGCCGACGCGCCCCGCCTCGACGTCAACGTTTGGAACGATATCTGCTCGGCCGCCCGGGCCGGGGACGATGCGGACCGGTGGCTCTCCACGTACCTGCGCGAGCCCGCGCGGCTGGTGTACGTGGACGCGCGCATGCAGCGCCCCGTGGATCCCAAGCACGCCGCGCCCGAGGACCGGGTCGGCTTCGCCGACGCCTATCCGCTCCTGCTCATCTCCGAGGCCTCGCTCGCCGACCTCAATACGCGCCTGCCCCAGCCCGTGGAGATGAACCGCTTCCGCCCCAACCTCGTGGTGAGCGGCTGCGAGCCCTTCGCCGAGGACCGCTGGAAGCGGCTGCGCATCGGCGAGGTGGAGCTGACGCTCGTCAAGCCGTGCGCCCGCTGCGCCTTCATCAACGTGGATACGCGCACCGCCCGCCCCGACTCCGCCCAGCAGCCCCTGCGCACCCTCGCCACGTACCGCAACCGCGACAACAAGGTGATGTTCGGCCAGAACGTCATCGCGCGCCGCACGGGGGTGTTGCGCGTGGGGGATCCGGTCGAAGTGTTGGAAGAGGTCTGAAAGAATTACGGCTTCGCGTGGGAGTCCTCGGACCTGGGGACGGGCGTTCCCCTCGGAAGCGAGGCCCGGGTCGGCCCGCCGGGCATTGGCACACGATGTGCTGAACACTCGGGCATGACGATCGCGCGTCGCGCCCGGAAGATCTTCAAGCTCGCCAGGCAGGCGGTGTCGGAGTGGAGCGAGGACAACGCTCCGATGTTCGCCGCCTCGCTCTCCTACTACACCCTCTTCTCCATCGCCCCGGTGCTGGTCATCGCCGTGAGCGTGGCGGGCATGGTGTTCGGCGAGGAAGCGGCGCGGGGACAGATCCAGGCGCAGCTCGAGGAGCTGGTGGGCCGCGGCAGCGCCGAGATCATCGGGCAGATGATGATCAGCGCGCGCAAGCCGGAAGCGGGCATCCTCGCCACCACCATTGGCCTCGTCGCCCTCATCTTCGGCGCCACGGGCGTGTTCGTGCAGTTGCAGGACTCGCTCAACCACATCTGGGACGTGAAGCCCAAGCCGCGCAACGGCGTGATCGCCTTCCTGCGCAGCCGCTTCCTGTCCTTCGCCATGGTGCTGGTGATTGGCTTCCTGCTGCTGGTGTCGCTGGTGGTGAGCGCCTTGCTGGCGGCGCTGGGCGCATGGTTCTCGAACCTGATACCGGGCTGGACGGTGATGTGGCAGGGAGTGAACCTGCTCATCTCCTTCAGCGTCATCACCGTGCTCTTCGCGATGATGTACAAGATCCTCCCGGACACCCACGTGTCCTGGCGGGACGTGTGGCTGGGCGCCGCCGTGACGTCGCTGCTCTTCAGCCTGGGCAAGTTCCTCATCGGGCTGTACCTGGGACGCAGTGCCGTGGCGTCGAGCTACGGCGCGGCGGGCTCGCTGGCGGTGGTGCTGCTCTGGGTCTACTACTCCGCGCAGATCCTCTTCCTCGGGGCCGAGTTCACCCAGGTCTACGCCCGCGGCCACGGCAGCCACAGCCACCCGACACCGGCACGCCCCCCTCGTCCCGAGGCCCGGGCCCCAGGCGCGGAGGCCCACTCCATCTGACACGCCCCCTCTCGCCCTCCCGGCGAGCAAGGTGGAAAAGCCGACGCCAGCGCCCTCGTGAATCGTCCTGCCTCGGACGCCGCGGTCTCCCTGGAGGGTGTTCATCCTCCGAGAGACTGCACACCCTCCGCCCGGACGGCGAGAGACCAGGACGTGGAGGCGGACATGGCGAACAGTGAGGGCCGAGCGCCTCGGGGGATGGTACGGCCTGACGTCCGATATCGACCCTGTGCACGGCCATGAATCACCTCCAGCTCGACTGTGAAGCGCTTCACGTCTGGCAGGTGCGCCTGGTCACAGCCTTCATTCCGTGCACCCGTCAGTATGCCTACCGACGCATAAATCCACCTCGTCGTGGACCCGGCCGCCGTTCCATCCAGACCGGGCTGACCCAGGAGATGCCATGAGTACCCACTCGTCCCCATATCCAGACGCCTCGGTCACATCCGGCTGCCCTTTCTCGGGCAGGTCCTTCAATCCCTTGGCGCCCCCCCTGCACGAGCACATCCAGGCCCTCTTCACCCAGGCCCGGCGCGAGCAGTCCGTCTTCTACAGCGAGGCGATGGGCGCCTGGGTGGTGACGCGCCACGAGGAGATCTGCGCCATCCTGAGGGACCCGCGGAGATTCTCCTCGCACATGGAATCGCAGATTCTCCAGTCGCTCTTGCCGGAGCCCCGGGCGTACCTGGTGAACGCGGGCTACCGCAGCATTCCCCTGCTCTACGATGACCCACCCGAGCACACGCGCTCCCGGCGGATCCTCGCCCGGCTCTTCTCCAAGGACACCCTCGCCTCGCTCGAGCCCCTCGTGCGCACCCTCACCGAGAAGCTGGTGGACGGGTTCGTCCAGGACCGGCAGGTGGAGCTGGTCAGCCGCCTGGCCTACCCGCTGCCCATCCAGGTCATCTTCGAGTGGATGGGCCTGCCGCCGGAGATGATGGACACGTTCAAGAAGTGGGCCCACCATCTCACCCTGATGCTGTCGCTCCAGGCCCGGACGCTGGAGATGCAGAACGAGTGCGTCCGCGGGGTGACGGACATGCAGCACTACGTGGCGGGGCTCATCTCCGAGCGAGTGGAGCTCCCGCGCGAGGATGGCCTGAGCGTGCTGGCCCAGTGGCTGGTAGAGGAAACCACCCTGGACGCGATGGAGCTGGCGGCCATGGTGATGGTGCTGATCTCCGCCGGCCACGAGACCACCTCCAGCCTGCTGGGAATGGCGGTACGGGTCCTGCTGGAGCAGCCCGAGCGCTGGCGGCGGATGCTCGAGGAGCCGCACTCCATTCCCCAGGTGGTCGAGGAGGTGCTGCGCTACGAGACGCCAGTGATCACCGTGGCCCGGAATACCACCACGCAGGTCGAGGTGGGCGGGGTGACGATCCCCGCCGGCGCGCGGGTGGTGCTGGCGGTGCTCTCGGGCAACCGGGACGAGCGGCGCTTCACCGAGCCGGAGGACTTCGACCCCGAGCGGCCCCTCTTGGGGCAACACCTGGCCTTCGGCCGGGGCATCCACGTCTGTGTGGGAGCGGGCCTGGCCCGGCTGGAGGCGCGGGTGATGCTGGAAGTGCTCGCCCGCAGGCTGCCCGGGCTCCGGCTGGTGGAGCCTCCCCAGTTGGTTTCAGGCCCGGTGCGCCACCACGAGCGGCTCCTGCTCGCCTGGGACTGAGCGGCCTCCGCTCGGGGCGCTCGGCACGCGAGGCCGCCAACGCGGCCCGAGCGCCCCGGGTCAGGGCGGCGGGGTGAAGCGCTCAGCGCTTGAGCGTCCGGCCGAACAAGTCGAGCAGCGTCTGCCAGTGCCGCTCGGAGGCATCCTTGTCGTAGACGGACGAGCCCTCCACCGCGAAGCCATGGCGGGCGCCGACGTAGATCTCGGATTGGTGTTTGATGCCCGCCGACTTCAGGGCCGCCTCCAGCCGCGCGATGGCCTCGGCGGGCATGAAGAAGTCCTGATCGGCATGGCCGAAATACAGCTCGCCCTTGAGCTTGCTGGCGAGGAGGTGGGGGCTGGAGGGCTCATCCGTGGCCAGCCGCCCACCATGGTACGAGGCCGCCGCGACGATCCGGTCCGGGAAGTCAGCCATCATGCGCATGGCGATGGAGCCGCTCATGCAGTAGCCCACCACGCCCACGCGAGGCCCTTTCACCTGGGGCTGTCCGGCGAGGAAGTCGAGCAGCGCGGCGGCATCCGTCTTGATGCGCTCGGGGGTGAGCGAGGCGATGAGCCCGAAGATGCGCTTGCGGAACGCCTCGTCCTCGAACGAGCCCTCCGTCAGGCCGGGCAGCGGCGCGCGGCCTTCCCGGTAGTAGACGTTGGGCAGCAACACGACGTAGCCCGCCGCCATCAGCCGGTTCGCCATGGCCTCGAACGCGGGACGGATGCCCATGGCGTCCGTGAGCAAGAGCACCGCCGGCCACTGTCCCTCTCCGTCAGGATGGTACAGCCTGGCGTCCAGCGTTCCCTCAGGGGTCTTGATGTCGACAGCTTGCACGGCCATGCGCCACCTCCGATTCGAGCCGGAGGTGTCTAGCGCATCGGAACGGGCCTTCAACAGAATCCACGGGGCAAGGGGATGCTGGAGGCGGCCGTGGCGGAGAAGCGCTGGGTGGTCATCCCCCTCTGGCACCCGCAGTTCCTCCACCACCGTTACACGATTCGCGCGCTGGCGGAGCCCAAGGGCCTGCTCGGCGGAGTCGATCAGGCGACACTGGTCATTCGCCGCGACGGAGGCCTTGTCTAGACTCCGCCGCGCGCGGCGGACCCGCCGCCCACGTGCCGGAGTCGAACATGACCATCGAAGACTGCTTGCCCGCGGACCTCAGAGGACCCACCACCACCCTCACGCGGATCGCCGCGGGGCTCTCGGGCGCCGCCGT
The genomic region above belongs to Cystobacter ferrugineus and contains:
- a CDS encoding YihY/virulence factor BrkB family protein, producing MTIARRARKIFKLARQAVSEWSEDNAPMFAASLSYYTLFSIAPVLVIAVSVAGMVFGEEAARGQIQAQLEELVGRGSAEIIGQMMISARKPEAGILATTIGLVALIFGATGVFVQLQDSLNHIWDVKPKPRNGVIAFLRSRFLSFAMVLVIGFLLLVSLVVSALLAALGAWFSNLIPGWTVMWQGVNLLISFSVITVLFAMMYKILPDTHVSWRDVWLGAAVTSLLFSLGKFLIGLYLGRSAVASSYGAAGSLAVVLLWVYYSAQILFLGAEFTQVYARGHGSHSHPTPARPPRPEARAPGAEAHSI
- a CDS encoding dienelactone hydrolase family protein, producing the protein MAVQAVDIKTPEGTLDARLYHPDGEGQWPAVLLLTDAMGIRPAFEAMANRLMAAGYVVLLPNVYYREGRAPLPGLTEGSFEDEAFRKRIFGLIASLTPERIKTDAAALLDFLAGQPQVKGPRVGVVGYCMSGSIAMRMMADFPDRIVAAASYHGGRLATDEPSSPHLLASKLKGELYFGHADQDFFMPAEAIARLEAALKSAGIKHQSEIYVGARHGFAVEGSSVYDKDASERHWQTLLDLFGRTLKR
- a CDS encoding MOSC domain-containing protein, with translation MPTLSSLSIYPLKSCAELPLTHATVEPLGLQHDRRWMAVRSDGTCMTGRELPGFVHLRAVPVPEGLHLSAPGMPELVVPVPPADAPRLDVNVWNDICSAARAGDDADRWLSTYLREPARLVYVDARMQRPVDPKHAAPEDRVGFADAYPLLLISEASLADLNTRLPQPVEMNRFRPNLVVSGCEPFAEDRWKRLRIGEVELTLVKPCARCAFINVDTRTARPDSAQQPLRTLATYRNRDNKVMFGQNVIARRTGVLRVGDPVEVLEEV
- a CDS encoding glycine betaine ABC transporter substrate-binding protein — translated: MLEAAVAEKRWVVIPLWHPQFLHHRYTIRALAEPKGLLGGVDQATLVIRRDGGLV
- a CDS encoding cytochrome P450; this encodes MSTHSSPYPDASVTSGCPFSGRSFNPLAPPLHEHIQALFTQARREQSVFYSEAMGAWVVTRHEEICAILRDPRRFSSHMESQILQSLLPEPRAYLVNAGYRSIPLLYDDPPEHTRSRRILARLFSKDTLASLEPLVRTLTEKLVDGFVQDRQVELVSRLAYPLPIQVIFEWMGLPPEMMDTFKKWAHHLTLMLSLQARTLEMQNECVRGVTDMQHYVAGLISERVELPREDGLSVLAQWLVEETTLDAMELAAMVMVLISAGHETTSSLLGMAVRVLLEQPERWRRMLEEPHSIPQVVEEVLRYETPVITVARNTTTQVEVGGVTIPAGARVVLAVLSGNRDERRFTEPEDFDPERPLLGQHLAFGRGIHVCVGAGLARLEARVMLEVLARRLPGLRLVEPPQLVSGPVRHHERLLLAWD